The DNA region TCTCGATGCTTGCCTTGCCGTTCGGTCTCCTGATCAGCAAATGGATGGCGATCGAAGCGGCGGTCCGTTACCCACTGGTCCTTTTCATGATCATTATCGGCAGTGCTCTGACGATCTTTTTCTGGGCCAAGTGGATCGGCCGGATCATAACTGCTTCGTATCATGAAGAATATAAGATCGAAAAGATCCCTTTCACCATGATGGGGACGATGTTGACCCTGGTGACCGGCGTGATCGTTCTTGGTTTATCGGCTGTGCCGCTCTATCAATTATTTGTCCGTCCGGTCGCGATGGCGGCTTACCAGCATGTCACGACCGTTGTTGCCGCTTGGCGGGTAATGCAATCGGTTGATAAA from Candidatus Margulisiibacteriota bacterium includes:
- a CDS encoding NADH-quinone oxidoreductase subunit L yields the protein SMLALPFGLLISKWMAIEAAVRYPLVLFMIIIGSALTIFFWAKWIGRIITASYHEEYKIEKIPFTMMGTMLTLVTGVIVLGLSAVPLYQLFVRPVAMAAYQHVTTVVAAWRVMQSVDKFMEAPLFVCLFVVLVAILLAMRSIKESHIRPPFLCGENAEQKETSFEFRSLADKRETAYLSSYYMSPVFGEDKLTSWFNPLAIALILIMFGALMI